From a single Phacochoerus africanus isolate WHEZ1 chromosome 11, ROS_Pafr_v1, whole genome shotgun sequence genomic region:
- the FMOD gene encoding fibromodulin encodes MQWASLLLLAGLCSLSWAQYEDDSHWWFHYLRNQQSTYYDHYDPYPYEPYEPYPYGVEEGPAYAYGSPPPPEPRDCPQECDCPPNFPTAMYCDNRNLKYLPFVPSRMKYVYFQNNQISSIQEGVFDNATGLLWIALHGNQITSDKVGKKVFSKLRHLERLYLDHNNLTRMPGPLPRSLRELHLDHNQISRVPNNALEGLENLTALYLQHNEIQEVGSSMRGLRSLILLDLSYNHLRKVPDGLPSALEQLYLEHNNVYSVPDSYFRGSPKLLYVRLSHNSLTNNGLASNTFNSSSLLELDLSYNQLQKIPPVNTNLENLYLQGNRINEFSISSFCTVVDVMNFSKLQVLRLDGNEIKRSAMPADAPLCLRLASLIEI; translated from the exons ATGCAGTGGGCCTCTCTCCTGCTGCTGGCAGGGCTCTGCTCCCTCTCCTGGGCCCAGTATGAAGATGACTCCCACTGGTGGTTCCACTACCTCCGCAACCAGCAGTCCACCTACTACGATCACTATGACCCTTACCCTTATGAGCCCTATGAGCCTTACCCCTACGGGGTTGAGGAAGGTCCAGCCTATGCCTACGGCTCTCCACCACCACCTGAACCCCGTGATTGCCCCCAGGAGTGCGACTGCCCCCCCAATTTCCCCACAGCCATGTACTGTGACAACCGCAACCTCAAGTACCTGCCTTTTGTCCCCTCCCGCATGAAATATGTCTACTTCCAGAACAACCAGATCTCTTCCATCCAAGAGGGCGTCTTCGACAATGCCACTGGGCTGCTCTGGATTGCTCTCCATGGCAACCAGATCACCAGTGATAAGGTGGGCAAGAAGGTCTTCTCCAAGCTGAGGCACCTGGAGAGGCTGTACCTGGACCACAACAACCTGACCCGGATGCCTGGCCCACTGCCTCGATCCCTGAGAGAGCTCCATCTTGACCACAACCAGATCTCAAGGGTCCCCAACAATGCGCTGGAGGGGCTGGAGAACCTCACAGCCTTGTACCTCCAACACAACGAGATCCAGGAAGTAGGCAGTTCAATGAGAGGCCTCCGGTCACTGATCTTGCTGGACCTGAGTTACAATCACCTTCGGAAGGTGCCTGATGGACTGCCCTCGGCCCTGGAGCAGTTGTACCTAGAGCACAACAACGTCTACTCGGTCCCAGACAGCTACTTCCGGGGGTCGCCCAAGCTGCTATATGTGCGGCTGTCCCACAACAGTCTCACCAACAATGGCCTGGCCTCCAACACTTTCAATTCCAGCAGCCTCCTTGAGCTCGACCTCTCCTACAACCAGCTGCAGAAGATCCCCCCAGTCAACACCAACCTGGAGAACCTCTACCTCCAAGGCAATAGGATCAATG AGTTCTCCATCAGCAGTTTCTGCACCGTGGTGGACGTCATGAACTTCTCCAAGCTGCAGGTGCTGCGCCTGGATGGGAACGAGATCAAGCGCAGCGCCATGCCCGCCGATGCGCCCCTCTGCCTGCGCCTCGCCAGCCTCATCGAGATCTGA